TCATCTCTCGGTCAGCAGACAGGTGTAGGCCTTTCTTTCAGTTGTTGAACAAATGGGAGGGATTTGAATGGATCGAAGAGTGTGCCCTAActttccagcagttgaaagagTACATTTCTCGGCCACCCATTATGTTCAGGCCCGAGGTGGAAGAGATTCTATTTGCTTACATTGTATTGGCCTCCCACGCAGTAAGTTTGGCGTTGATCTGAGTTGACAGTGGTGTGTAGAGGCCAGTCTATTACatgagcaaatcattacatgaaGCTGAGGTCTGATACTTACCACTTAAGAAGGCCATTCTGGCAGTGGTGCATGGTACGCATGAGCTCCCTCATTATTTCCAATCTCACACGGTTGTTGTCTTGACTCAGCTCCCGCTCAGATCTCTACCTCGGAGCGTTGACTACATAGGGAGAATTGCAAAATGGGGCACGATCCTAGGGGCctttgatatcaaatatatgcctcgcacctctgtcAAAGGTTAGGTCCTCGTTGACCTAGTGGCTGAGTTTGCCGAGACCCTATCAGAAGATAGATCAGAGGAGCAAAACATagatggaaaatcagttggtGTAATCTCCTTGCAAGAGCCCTTGTCCTGGAAGGTCTACATTGGTGGTGCAGCTAATCATAGAGGATCTGGGGTGGGGCTAGTTCTGGTATCTTCGGAGAAGATCGCAATTGAGAAATCCTTGAGACTGGGATTCTTGGGCACAAACAATGAGGCCGAGTACGAATCTCTATTGGTAGGGATAACCATGGTTcaaaaaatgggtggaaaaACAGTGGAGATATTCTCTTACTCAAGGTTGGTTGTAGGCCAAGTCCAGGGAGAGCTAGAAGTAAGAGATCCTAGAATGCAGGAATATTTGAGCCAGGTTAGACACTTACAGTCTGAATTtgaatcttttattttatcacaAATTCCTAGAAGTAGAAATGCACATGCGGACTCTCTCGCCACATTGGTAACCTTTTCGGCCCAGAGCTTACCTCGGGTAATCCTTGTGGAGGACTTGTGCAAACCCTCCGAAGTGGAAAGGAATGTGGTTCATGTTCACCAAATAAGGATGGGGCCTAACTGGATGGACCCTATTGTGCTATTTCTTAAGGAAGATGTCCTTCCTGAGAGTAAGTCCGAGGCTGACAAGATATGGAGaaaagctcctcggttttggctgtccGAGGACCAAAAGTTGTATAAAAGATCATTCTCTAGCCCATACCTACTATGCGTACACCCTAAAGTAGTTGAGTTACTCCTGGAAGAATTatatgaagggatttgtggaagccacacggGGGGCAGATCTTTATCTCACAGGGCCCTCAtacaaggttattggtggccaaatatgcagaaagaagtacaggaatatgtgaagaagtgcgaccaatgccaaAAATTTGCACCAAACATTCATCAACCTGGTGGAGTCCTCAATCCACTATCTAACCcctggccttttgctcaatggggcttggaCATTGTAGGTCCTTTCCCCAAGGCAGTAGGAAATAAGACATTGCTGCGATTTGGGAATAAAGAACAGGTATCCTACTCTGGCTTATCCACAAAGGAATGGACAGGTTAAGgctgtcaataaggtcatagtgaatggacttaaaaagagattggactacgcgaagggaaaatgggtggaagagttgCCACACGTCCTTTGGACTTATTGAACTACTTCTCGCAAATCCACTAGGGAGATgcccttctcgatgacttatgggGTCGAGGCTGTCATTCCTCTGGAGACTGGATTCTCTACGCTGAGAACGAGTTCTTTCACTCCGAGCAACAACGATGGGCTGTTGGAGAAGAGTTTAGACTTAATTGAAAAACGAAGAGAGAATGCCATGGTCCAATTGGCCTACTATCAACACAAGTTCAAGCAGGGATATGATGCCAACGTAAAGTTAAGGCCACTGACAGTTGGAGACTTGGTCTTAAGAAAGGTTTTAGGTACTGCAAAGAACCTAGCATGGGGAAAattgggacccaattgggaatGCCATATCGTATCACATCGGTGGCCAGAATAGGAGCATATTATTTTAAGGATCTAAAGGAAAAGGCTGTACCATGCccctggaatgtaaataacctgagaatgtactattattaataaaagcttTCTTCACCACATTTGGGTCTTCTATATTGTATGTCATGCGTTCTACTATCAATCttagtattaaatagaaccttggtcatACCTGACTCTTCGGACCATATGtcttgggaaaattaatactcattgacatctatctaagtatcaaacaaaaccttggtcatgtttggctcctcggactacataccttgggtaaattgatatctaTTAATCACtgttctaagtattaaacagaaccttggtcatgcctggctcctcggactgcataccttgggaaaattaatactccttgacatctatctaagtatcaaacagaaccttagtcatgcttgactcctcggatcacataccttgggtaaattgatatcttttaatcactgttctaagtattaaacagaaccttggtcatgcttggctcctcgaaccacatattttaggaaaattaatactccttgacatctatctaagtatcaaacagaaccttggtcatgcctggctctTCGAACGATATACTTTAggaaaattaatactccttGACATTTATCTAAGCATCAAACAGAATCTTGGTCATGCttggcttctcggaccacataccttgggtaaattgatatattttaatcactgttctaagtattaaacagaaggtcatgcctgactcctcgaaccacataccttgggtaaattgatatcttttaatcactattctaagtattaaacagaattttggtcatgcctggctcctcggaccacataccttgggtaaattaatactccctaacatctatctaagtatcaaacagaaccttgatcatgcttggctccttggatcacataccttgggtaaattgatatattttaatcactgttctaagtatcaaacaaaatCTTAGCtctgcctggctccttggaccacatgctttggataaattaatGTCCTTTAatcattaatacttcctatcaTTTTTGACAAATGTCCAGACAAAGCCTCAGTTCATCCCACTTACTTGAGGTAAGACAAGTATTTCTTATGGATTACTTAAATGTCAAGGGTGATCAGCTACTCTAAACAGTAAAGATCTTCATTGTGGTAACTAACTCAAATGGATATGCATGAGCGTCACTTAAAGCATTTACAGGCTTACATATGCTTGTTTAAGAGTTGATTACCCCTTTTGTTGCCTTAAACTTAATAATAAGTATGGTGCAGAGTAAGTTTAAACCTAAATGCAGGTTATATTATTGTATATTTTCTCTAAGGTAAATTGAACATGTTTTGCTATTGATCGTGTGATATGTGAGAATGATGTTGTCACTTATGCAGATCTGTAATTCAAGACATGCTTCATTATTACCTATTTTTCTAAATGTCGAAGCAAGTAAAGCTTAAGTTTGGATTAGTGTTAATGTCAAATTCATAAAGGAAAGACTTGCAAATTTCATTAATATTGAACTTCTATAAAGGCAAGTAGATTACAAAAGCTTGacacaagtacaaaaaaaagaaaaaaaaaggacaacctattgtttcatttttattacaattttatcTTTTGGATTCTTGGGAGGTTGGGTAGTTGCTGCCGGGGAGGATACTTGGGCCTTGGCCTTAGGATCTTCCTTTAGGGGTATGGGGAGAGTGGCCAACGCCAGCTCCATGCTCTGAGAAACTTCTTTTTCCTTGGAAGGATCTTTTGGGGTAGTTGGAGGTAGGTCAGCACCTTGGACCACTTTTTTGTTGATATCCCTAGTCTTTGCAGTATCCTTGGCCCGCTCTGCCCCCTTGGAGGAAGTATTAGCTGTAGGAGGGGCTTTGGGTGGGCTGCCTTGACCTTCACCTGCCTCTGAGGACGTTGAGGCGGCCTTAGAGCCTAAAGAGCTTGAAGGGCGTATGGCTGGGGGGTAGTAGACACTTTCTGCCTTCCTAAGCATAGAAGAAGTCTCAACCCCAGCTTGGTTGAGGGCTTCATCCCATACCTGGGCATAGTAAATTCTACATACCTTTAGGACCTCAGCCCTAAGGGTGACCTCGGTCTCGGCCACACCAATGTCGTATCCATGTTGCTCTGCCTCGTCCCTGACCTTTTCTGCCTCTTCCTTGGCTTCTCAGCTTGAGCCTTGGCCATCTCGACCTccttcaacttcttcttcaGGGCAGCAATCTGTTCCTTGGAGGCGGCCAGTTGGTCCTCGGCTTTGCACAAAAGTAGCCTCTGGGTCTTGGCTTGCCTCTCCACGGTATCCAAGGCCGCGGTGATgcttttcctttccttctccTCTTCCTGCAGCTTGGTTTTCAGCTCTTTGTTGCTCTTTTCAGCCACGTGGAAGGTGTCCACGGCTGCAATCCTTCTCCCCTCTTCCTCCTTCATCTTGCGATGAGAGTAGTTCACCATCTCCTTGGCCCTGAAAGTGGCTTGGATGGCTTGAAAAGGAAAGGGgcttgacttaaaaaaaaattaaaaaaaaaaaaaaaaacttaacttACCATTGCCAAGTCCCTCTTTAGTCTGAGGAAGACTTCGTGTTTCCTTATAGACTTGAGGTCAGCCATGTCCTTGGGTAGTAATAAGGATTGTTCCACCACATCTACCACGTACCCAGCTGTGCCCCATTGGAAGTCTCGGATGGAGGCATCATTAAGAAGAGGAGCTCCATCCAATTTCATCTGTGGGGCCTAGACAAGGGCTGCAATTTGGTGGTAAACCTTTTTCTCCCCTTCGGTGGCTGACCTCGTTTGCATCATTCGAGGTTGCTTGGCCCCCCCTCTAGGGCTCGGTCTCTTGGGGAGGTTGGTTCTTCCCACCCTCCATCACCTTTTTccctttatccttttttttcctttttttggtcAGCTGGATCAGCTCGGAAGGGTTGGGTAGGTGGAGGAGTGGGGAGCCTGGTCTGAGAAGCCTTAATAGGTGCATCCCTCCCCAGTTGAGACTCCAGTAACTCCAGGAGAGTTGACTTTTGCTTCCTTTGAATCCCCATCTTGTTTGAAAAAAGAGTAACTCCTTCGAAACGACTGGATTGAATTGGGTCGACTGGCCGAGGACACTAGTTGATGCCACAGGAGACGGGGGTTGGTTAAATACCTCGTAGAGATCCTCTGAGTTTGAGACGTCCACaatctccttttccttttcttcttcttcctcgtTTTCTTCTTTGGTGGTAGGTTGAGAGGAAGTAACTTCACCAGTTAGGTGTTGAGATGGAGGAGCTACTTTGGGAATGCCCTCTGGGATTGGTTGAGTGCTGAGAGTGCCTTCTGGGGTAGGAATACCCTCGGGAAGAAGAAACCTAGGGACGACGATGCTTATACGGTGTAGATGGGGGTCTTTGGCTTTGATCACACACTTTGGAGCTTGAAATCCAGTCGAGATCAGCTTGTACCCTAAGATTAGGTGAGCCGCTCACAATTGGCCATCTTCATGTACGAAAACCTTGGCCCAGAGTATTTTATCTAGACTCTCATTATTGACCAGGCTAAAGTTCGGCTTAGCGGTGTGTCTATCTGCAAAATCATCAggaaaaaccaaattttatcAGATGTGAAAATACAACAAAtcgaaagaaaagaaaggactTATAAATAAGCACCCTGGACCTAATACCCCACCTGGCTGCCCCTCTTTCGTTGGGCAGGGGAGGCCACATGCCATTCCCCTGTCACAATCAGAAAATCTTTGTTTAGACCTTTGTTGGAGTCAGGAAGGCATTGGATGAGCCTAACTTCAAGATACCTAGACTTTAGGTAATACCCCTGCCCCTTCAGGTCATGGAGATTATAAACCCAGTTGACATCATGATGGGTAAGCCTTAAACCCATCTTTTCATTGAGGGCGTCCACACACCCTAAAATCTTAAACATGTTTAGGGCGCATTAGGTGGGAGCTAACCTATGGGCCCTACCAAAGATAGTCCTTGGTCATGGTGCCCATAGGAATCCTCATCTCACCCTCTATAAAGGCGATCATTGGGATTACCACTTCTACCTCTTGCCTTTTTTCGTGCCACTCTCCTTTTTTACAATACCTAATACCTACCCCTGGAGGAATCCTATACAGAGCTCTAAAGCTCTCTAATCCCTCTTCAGAGTTTACCAAACTTTTGAATCTACCCATTCCTAAGGGAGAATTGGACGCACTAAGAAGATGATGCAAAGGAAGAAGAGTCGAAGAGGAAAGGACACAGAGAAAAGAAAGGTGTGTGggaaaataaaatgtaaggGATTTATGAGCACTTACAGAAAAAAGAATATCCTTGGATGGGCTTTTGGTATTTGTAAGAGCACGAGCGAGTTGGGAAGGTTGGCAGATTCAGTGTATGTATGTTAGAGCTAAGTGAATGCTAAAGTAAAGAAAGTGTTTGATTTGAGTGATATTTATATCAAAGGAAGAACTATAGAGCAGGAAAGTTCTCGCCCAAGTCCCAGCAAAGTTCTCAGTCGTTGGATTTGCATTGCACAGTAGAACGTGGGAGACATGAGGCCGTAAAAATTTAATGAGGAGTGTGTCTCGTAAGCTGAAGCGTCAGGAGCGTGTCTTGAGCAGTTAAAAAGGCGTTCGCGTAGGCAGAGGTGACGTGTGATGAGCACGGACCAGCTAAGGTAACATTGAAATCCTCCTTTCATGCCGAGGAGATAGAAAGAAGAAtctcgaggggctattgtaggggtatTAGGCCAGGAGCTCATGATCCATGCAGATATTGGACCAGCGGCCCAATCTGAAGACAAGGGGTCGTTCGAGCAGGAGTGGACATTGTCAAGGGAGTTTATTTTAGTGAATGAAGAAGTCATTTGTGGTCATAATGGCCTAGAAGGGTTGTTCGAGGATGAATGCATCCTCGGCTGATCAAGGCCGAGGTCAGCAAAGGTGGTTTGCAGTTCAGGGGAATGTTTTAGGAAATTCTGTTGGAATGGATGGGCATTATAGAAACACAAGACAGGGGGAAGTcttaaaatatctaaggagaaagctgctactACCGCATTAAAggctctgcagctaactttttggctacattaatgtggagaagattCTTAAACAGGGCTAGATTTGCTGTCCCAACGCACAAAGAGGCTTAGGGGGAGGGGGTGTTCAATGGGACGGATACTCAAGTAGAaacttggatgatcaacaaatggaagGCTAGGATCGTttgaagggaactatataacgAAAGAGACCCACCATGGAAGAGGGATTGGAAAAGCCAAGaaaaaaacactgtagtaatTTAGAACCAGACTTGTAACCATACTTAAGAACATTATATAAAGTTTAGTCTCCTCGGACATTGCCGAGAACATTCTTCCTTCAGTTTAAACTTGTATATTTTCACTCCTTTGTCATCAAGCCTACCTAACTTGTTGATTGGTTAACTAAAGCTCAGTTTTTctaactcattctctacaaattcattgttttgggcttcttgggcctaagtccattcaTACCTTAGGCTAGGAACTCAATTCaggtccttacaatatatataaaagattaaagccaaaacttagagaaagtccaattagattctaaattggattacgattggagttcaattttgccTCATGTGTTCTagctaattttttaatatttgtgtcaagtgaataaTTGGGTGCAAAAACTGAGAGCAAATTTGGTTTTATGTAGGCcgaattaagagagagaaagtgagagctTCTGTTAATGGAATTGGACAAACATTAAGTTTATGCACAAACTCCAACTCCATAAGAAATTCAATTGGTATTGGAATTTAGACTCATCATATGAAGTCTTGAAAACTACtacaatctttttttctttttttgagggagGAAACTACTACAATCTTACATTCTTATATAGTTTTTGGGTCAAATAGTTTTGATTCTATATGATATTGTGCATTCACTAAGAGAGGTGGGTCTGAGTAATTTCCTGTTAATACATGTGATGAAATATATTCATTTGCAGCTTCTGTATAATGGTTTCCATCCCAATTCACGTACTCCGCAGTATTATTGCATGGTATTGCTGTCACCGAGCTCCCATTTAGAATCTTGGTTTGGCCACAAGCAATTCGGTTGTCAAAATTCAATGGCAACCCCCCATAGCCACAGCAAGCAGCTAAAGGTTGTTTAAATCCTGAAAGCCAAATAGTTCACAGACAATCCAACTAATTAGATAAACAGATAAATGCGGAAAATGCaataaaacaaagtaaaaagtACAAATTTCAAGATTGGTAATGGTAACTTACCATATAGAGAATAATTTGAAATGAGgtttaattttattgagaaaatgTCAACATATGTGACATTAGCCCCAGGGAGTACCCGAAATTTTGTACAAAGGTCATGAAGTTGCATGTTGAATTGATTAGCAGCATTGTTGTGTGAGGTAACACATCCGAACTGGTCAAGTTTTGATGAGTCTTTTCCAAATTGTGCAATTATTCTAGGTAAGCATCCAAGGGGACCAGTGTTGTGAATCCATAAATTCCTTGCACCCTCATTATATAATTTCTGAAAAAGCAAGAGAAGGTAAGGAAAGAGATACTTGATGGTTCTACTAAAATCAACTGGATTAATTTGTTAGGTTAGGCAAAATAGATGAAATAACCTTAGCTCCAGCCTCAAATTCTGTTAAAATGATGGGAATCAAAG
The sequence above is drawn from the Quercus lobata isolate SW786 chromosome 12, ValleyOak3.0 Primary Assembly, whole genome shotgun sequence genome and encodes:
- the LOC115971404 gene encoding GDSL esterase/lipase At1g54790-like isoform X1, whose amino-acid sequence is MALKAYIFHILTLTFLVLPIVSSANFSIPAIFNFGDSNSDTGGLAAGIAFPIGQPNGQTYFLKPSGRFCDGRLIIDFLAVNALDLSFLNPYLDSIGIPNFQNGCNFATGGSTILPANAASASPFSFGIQVAQFVRFKTRVLELLVKDKKLQEFIPSQESFRQALYMFDVGQNDLDGAFYSKSEDEVLALIPIILTEFEAGAKKLYNEGARNLWIHNTGPLGCLPRIIAQFGKDSSKLDQFGCVTSHNNAANQFNMQLHDLCTKFRVLPGANVTYVDIFSIKLNLISNYSLYGFKQPLAACCGYGGLPLNFDNRIACGQTKILNGSSVTAIPCNNTAEYVNWDGNHYTEAANEYISSHVLTGNYSDPPLLVNAQYHIESKLFDPKTI
- the LOC115971404 gene encoding GDSL esterase/lipase At1g54790-like isoform X2, which produces MALKAYIFHILTLTFLVLPIVSSANFSIPAIFNFGDSNSDTGGLAAGIAFPIGQPNGQTYFLKPSGRFCDGRLIIDFLVNALDLSFLNPYLDSIGIPNFQNGCNFATGGSTILPANAASASPFSFGIQVAQFVRFKTRVLELLVKDKKLQEFIPSQESFRQALYMFDVGQNDLDGAFYSKSEDEVLALIPIILTEFEAGAKKLYNEGARNLWIHNTGPLGCLPRIIAQFGKDSSKLDQFGCVTSHNNAANQFNMQLHDLCTKFRVLPGANVTYVDIFSIKLNLISNYSLYGFKQPLAACCGYGGLPLNFDNRIACGQTKILNGSSVTAIPCNNTAEYVNWDGNHYTEAANEYISSHVLTGNYSDPPLLVNAQYHIESKLFDPKTI